A region of the Rhizobium binae genome:
GCGAAAGATGCAGACAAGACCATTGCTGCAAGTAAGGAAGAAAGCATCTTCATCGGCGCATCCTTTCAGGCTGCGATTCTAGGTTAACAAGCATTAACCTCTGATGAATGGCTTGGAGGAAGACCGGCCGGCGCGCCGCTGGTGTGGTCGCGGGTGGTGATCGCGCCGGCCTATGGTGTTCATCCTGCCCGACGACGGGCAGCAGCCGGCCGCCACCGGCTATCTACGCGGCGCGCTCGGCACCGCAGCTTCAATTAATTCCCAAAGTTCCCCGCGGCGGTACGTCGTGTATAAGAGCCAATCCATGGCGCCGCGCTCCTCATTGCAGCGCTTGCATGCCAAGGCGATGTTGTCCCGATTGTTGCGCCCGCCGTCGGCCCGCCGGCGCAAGTGCTCCAGCGTCTCGGCATTCGGCGGCTGCTTCCACGGTGGCCGATCACTCAGAACCATCGGCTGGAGGCAGTAACAGCAGCAGCCGCCCTGCTTCTCGCGCATCTTGATGCGGTTCTGGATGTGGCGGGTCATGGCTCAGCCCGTGACAGGCTCAAGGGCTTGGCCGAAGACTGTCCGTCGCGGCCTGCCGTATGCGGCGCTTAACATCTCAATGTCGTAAAGTTCGCGGCCCATGAGGCTTGCGGTGCGGTCCGCAACGATCGCCGGCCTGCCATCAAATGAAACACGGTCGCCAACGGCGAAGCGGAAGTCGACCGGCACCTGTGGCGGAAGTGTTGCTGGCGATTGCCAAGCACCGCTTGCGACGTTCGCGGGCGTGGCGGGGATGGAGACGTTCATCATCTCGACCTCCCCTATCTTCTGGCGAAGTTTGCGTTGGCGGATCTCTTGATCAATGCGCGTGGCAGCAAGGTTCTGTCGGTGGATGAGATGTTGGGCATCGGCTTCCTCATTGATTAATTTCGCTCACGGTGATAACTAATACCATCAACAGAGGGCGCGTCAAGCGAAAATAATCACAATGAGCGATTTTAATCACATCACCGGCCGGCAGCTAGCCGCCGCTCGTGCGCTCCTTGGGATCGGTCAGGTGGAACTCGCGCAGCGGGCCAACGTCTCAGCCCCTACCCTTCGGCGAATGGAGGACAGCGAAGGCGCAGCCAAAGGAATGAAAAACAACGTCGCATCTGTCGTGGCGGCGCTCGAAACAGCTGGCATTATTTTCATCGACTCGAACGGTAACGGCCCAGGCGTCCGGCTGCGAGATCCAAGCCAGCTATGAAGAAAGAGGCCCCTAATACTGACGAGCTGCCCGTCACGATCGAGGAGGTGCAGCGGATGGAGCCGCAGTTGCATGCGTGGTCAGAGATGGCCGCCCGGGCATATGGATTCTATTCTGGCATCAACGAAGCGATTAAAAAGTCCGCAGACAAGTGGCCTACCGCTGCTCACCACGCATCGGACTATCGGCAGGAGATGGCGATGATGGCGATCATTCGCCTGTTCGCGACTATGGATAGAGGATCAAGAATATCGTTTCAGTCCGTCTATAAATACCTGCAAACTAATGCAGCTACAGATGAGGTAAGCAAGCTGTTCGCGACCGCTGAGCCGCCGAGCTCGATAGAAGCTGCGCGCGGAGCGGTGACGGCGTCAATGGCGCGTTTTTTCGAGGCGTATCGGACGATCGACTTTAAAGCGTTCGGGAGGATCCAGTCGTTTCGGAACGGCCAAGTAGCCCACATCTCTTGGCCGGAAATCAAAGCCGCAAAAGTAACGTACTCTGACTTGGAAACCCTTCTCCGAAGCGTTTGTGTCCTGGCAGGTGAGCTCAAGCTTATGTTGACCGGCTGCAACGATTGGCCCTCCGATGAGTTTGATGGAAGCCATCGGCAAGCATATCAGTTTTGGCTCAAAGCGATCGAGGCCGAGGCTGCTGGACGCACGGCGACCCCTTGACCGACTCGTCGACCTTCAATAGCGCTTAACCGCGGCCCACCAATCCGCGAAGGCCATCCCGCCTATCCACCACATGAAGAGGATCAAGATGCTTTCGGCGTCCGCGCCGGCGGCTACCTGTTTGTTCTTTTCATGGAGGTGTGCTCTTGGAGCCAACCATTCCACTCGATACCATCTACACGGCTGACGAAGCCGCTGAACGGCTCAGGCTGACCAATCGTGGTGTGATCAAGCTCGGCAAAGCATACGGTTTGTGCTCACGGCGAGGCCGCGACTACCTCTTTTCAGAGGCAGACATCCTCGCCTTGTGGGAGGTGATGCGCGAGCCTGCCAAGCAGCCCAAGCCCCCAACTGTGAAGGTTGCGCCGGCTCGCGACTTTTGGAAGGAAAACTTCTGGCTTTTCGACCCTTCCGTCGCGGTCGATCGGCGCGAGATGGCAGTCCTGCGATTCCTCAGCAGTCAGAGGGCGCCGCGCTCGCGCAATCAGATCAAGCGGGCTGGCCCCCGCACGGTTGAATCATTCCTCAAACAGGGCTTCGTCGTCGAGCGCGCTCGCGACTCGAAAGGCGATCCTATGATCGTCATCACAGACGAAGGACGCGAGCAAATCGCCAAAGTAGATCGCTGGATAAAGGAGAGGGCCAAGCACGGAAAGGGCGCAGGTGGCTGGGATAGGAAAGTGGGTGGCGCATGACGTTTCCACCGAGCCCGTTCGATCGTCTCCCGCTCTTCGCAACGGACGATGAGATTGCCGTCGCTGTTGTCGGCAAAGCCAGGGCGTCTGCCTGGAAGCGCAACGGCCTGCGTATTCTCGAATCCAAAGGCTTTCCCAAGGTCGACGTACTACACGGGGGCAGACCTGTGCCGCTAATTCGGAAATGGTATGAAATGCATATGGGCCTCGACAAGAATTATATTCTGGCGACGCT
Encoded here:
- a CDS encoding helix-turn-helix domain-containing protein; amino-acid sequence: MEPTIPLDTIYTADEAAERLRLTNRGVIKLGKAYGLCSRRGRDYLFSEADILALWEVMREPAKQPKPPTVKVAPARDFWKENFWLFDPSVAVDRREMAVLRFLSSQRAPRSRNQIKRAGPRTVESFLKQGFVVERARDSKGDPMIVITDEGREQIAKVDRWIKERAKHGKGAGGWDRKVGGA
- a CDS encoding HNH endonuclease produces the protein MTRHIQNRIKMREKQGGCCCYCLQPMVLSDRPPWKQPPNAETLEHLRRRADGGRNNRDNIALACKRCNEERGAMDWLLYTTYRRGELWELIEAAVPSAPRR
- a CDS encoding helix-turn-helix domain-containing protein, which codes for MSDFNHITGRQLAAARALLGIGQVELAQRANVSAPTLRRMEDSEGAAKGMKNNVASVVAALETAGIIFIDSNGNGPGVRLRDPSQL